The following nucleotide sequence is from Bactrocera oleae isolate idBacOlea1 chromosome 2, idBacOlea1, whole genome shotgun sequence.
ttaagttaattttttgagGTAGTTGTCTTGGAATGTACAACGCCCTTCTCGTCAATGTAACCGGTAGTGGATACTGTTTTGCTGACCGTTTGAGGTGTGTCATCACCGCCGAAACGATTCTGAAcactttataaaagaaaatgtatattttttattaagtcaacttgagaatttaagATACGAGGTAGCACATACTTAGCTTTTGCCTTGTTCGATGTCACCGACTGTTCGGTTTTGAAGACGACCGGACCGCCGTTGGATTGCAACGATGAAGAGGCAGAGACCGATGAATAATGTGGTACCTTGTTGTAATTACCAGTGTTTGTATTGTCATCATAGTTATCATATTGGTTGCTATTATTATCATATTGACCATTATTGTAGTCGTCGCTATATCCATTGCTACTTCCCATGGGATAGTGAACAGCCCCATTGGGTAAACTGTGTGAACTTGTTGATGAACTGCCGTCGTCGCCAAAGCGGTTTAATATGCtgaggaatatataaaatggaaaaaataattcaaatgtttgccaaaaatatatttcttaattatttaagaaaaaaaattaaaaggtcttatttttaatttagagtCTTTCAAATTGTCTAAAACAACAGCAGTACGAATATGAATAAGGTTCCATATACAGCCATAAACATTAGTTAAACGTATGCATAACGTAAAAACATATCCGGActgacaaaataatatatattttcataaatcttTATCTCttcacaaatctttattatcgcttaTTCCAGTTGTCCGAActcttcagtgccttcagcgaattttgattttttcgggTTCAGCTCATTTGTGGAGCGTCATTCACtagatttttgaaaagtttcaaCGTCATATTCATTAACCTATCAAATGATGCGTTCGATGAATATATGGTATTCAGCAACGTTgttaagcatctcttttgcgacctctactcgaatCCTTTTTACAGAAGATTCAGGTCATCTGGTACGAgcctagcattgacacgctttatacgcaaaacattaacaaaaatgtgttgaattgatgcataaaagatgttgagatcctctgctatcttatttttttaatttttttttatatttttaaatgattgtCCACAATTTTTGCTGCTCACGTCAATATAAAAGAGCTAAGAGATTCCAGCAGTACCTATCAATTGGCACCTTGATCACGTGGTTTAATTTCGGTAgactactttttattattattagcaaaaaaatacCAGCTATTATTGAAAAGATGTTGTCAAATCAAAATATCCAATCAGtactttctataaatatttcccaATCTATATTTCCCAATCAACTTGATTTTTCTTACCTCACGGTTCCACTTGGATTGGTTGAGGTTGTACTAACATGTCCAAAAACAATAGGACGTCCATTACCAGATGACGAGTATGAAGACGACGAAGATGATGAGGAACTAAAAGTTTGTCGTCGCAAGCGGTGCAAATACTGAGCAGTCTGTGGAGAAGAAtacattaatttcaatataatttaatgaaatgtttAATGAGTTAGATTAATGTGGAGTATTCCAGTTAAAGGTTACAAAACTAACAGAATACGAGTAGTTATATGATAATACCATGGTGCTAACATCCTACAAGTAGTTAGATATTTAGACGATCTTATTCGACAATTGGCGATGTATTTTAAAGGATTTTTATCAGTTCCGAATGACTAAAGGCATTTCATTGCTTCATTCTTCAGAGCTTTTGTAATAGCGTCGTTCGCTCTAATAGATAATAGAAACTTAACGAAACAGCTGATTTTATTAGATCAATATTTAGGTGGTTTTATTACAGTAACCCTTTTTAAATGACGGACAAGGAACTTCCCCAAATAATATGGTAGCGCTGAGGACTACAAGTCTAATAAGCTTGCAAGAAAGCAAGCGCATTCTGATCTCGATATCTTCAGACTAGCAAAAAGTCGGAGCTCCGCTGTCCTTTTTCAGTCTTGTACTTGACTTGGCTTCGATGGTTTTAACCGAACAAAAACCAATAGTCATAGATATCTAGAGATATCGGAGGTTAAACATTTTGGTTATCTTAACTTCAGCGAGCCGAGCGAATTAGTTCGGATCAATATTTGTCATCTCAAgagttttgtaatattttcaaggcgCTTGGTCGATAGATGAAAGTCTTTTGATCTAAAGGTAGAAGTTTTGGCATCACAAAGGATCCGTGTTTCAAATGTTCAAATAAAATCTACGTGATCGCTGATGCAAGAATCGGCCCCGAATCCTAACTTAACCTAACGTAACTTAATACTAAGTATTTAATGGCATATACTCACATGTGGACTCACAGGATGAGGCTGTGTTTTGTGACCCTCAGCATCGAGCGTGTAAAACGCCTTCGGTATAAAAAAGCCAGCATCTGTAAACaagaaatataattgttatcacttttatttttcaaaatattacatttattattagatatatttttattttaatacaaaaacctcgtattttcataataaatggCAGCTTATATGGATGCCATGTGCcgtcaattatttttattataaatgtagCATTTGTATACAAATTTCGAGCATTTTTAACGCGGTATTTTGCTAAATCCACTACCGGCTGAACAGCTTTCGCAGTCTAACATAGAAAGCCACATTCGTTTCAAATTCATGCATCCGTGTGGgggttttttatttacatgtacATCAGTGTGTGTTTATACAAAGTTTGCTTTTGTGCTtggtttgttcttttttttttttgtttttagttaagCTACTTTGCTttgattgcaatatttttatgtttttattgttttttgcgcTATGGTTAATTTATTCTATTTCGTTTTGgcaacaaatacacacaaagtaaaatacaacaaatacaaattatattgtttgctataaacaaaaaacggcaaattaagaagcaaaagaaaatgtgaaaatcTTATAATTTAGATTTACTGAAATAAACGCTTGGTGTGCTTTAGTGGCAAAAGTAGTCCAGCGCAAAACGATCGACGATTTTTTTCTTGactttttaatgattttcaaactttctaaGCTCTCGAAATTTGGTCTCGGTCTTCTTGTCTTGCTCGTAGCATCGCAGAAAAGTTCATGGGATATAGAAAGCTTGTTTGTtgtttcagcattttttttattttttttagtttttattcttTGCAAACATTTGTAAGAATCTTCAGTAGTTTACGGTTTTATTTGCACTTTAATATAAACAGCGGCATATAGAAGCAGGTACTTAAATGAGACTGAGCGAACTTCTCATTACACACAGTTTTGATTCTGAAGAATGATAGgagaatgtatgtgtatatgtaagtaaatattttatatcaatggaaaacgattttttatattttacatgtgCTTTGGAGCGGTTTTCTGTTATTGCAAATTCATTGAATTTATTCGCTGAAATGCTTCATATTACTTTGAAtcaattttaatgttttctaaATAATCGTTGACTAGATTTTCAAGTTTGTAATAAAACTTAGTCAATGTGATTGACGATTAACTCGTGAACGACGTGTTGATTACGCCCCTTTACAGtcgtacatacatttttatacctatatatgcatTAAGGTGAGCGATAATCATGAAGtaagtttatgaaaaatatatttttgtctgACATGACAGATGAGATGTTTTCTTTATAGGagtaagaatttaaaatataatattatatattagtactAAGGGTAATATTTCTGATGTAAGCGAAAAACTGCGCGCGCAAAAGgaatcaataaaaaacttttgttgGGTTAGTACAGCATTTTAATGTTCGTGACTTCCATATCGTATATGTATCAAATAATGTATTTggtagctgtttgtttacgacgcgcacAATTTGTTAGGCGAATTCTTTTATTGGGTCATTGGACTCATGACACGTTCCCCGAAGCGGATTTTTCAGTTTCGACAGCCGAAAAAAAGTCACAGAGAGCCAAATCTGGCGAATATAGTGGCTGAGTGATGACTCACGTTTCGTGTTTGGCCAAAAAGTCAATCACaaccaaaatatgttgagtTCATCCATATGAGATGTTGAGATATTCTGTTATCTCTCTGATACCaacagctgttttttttttaactttttcgatgttattgtCATTCGCAGAGACAGagggacgactcgcatgaggcaagttttcaatGACTTAATGAACtttactgaatgctttgtgccactcaaatacttgtgtttgtgataaagtagactctccAAACAAACCCCTTTTAcaaactttttaacttttttgtagcCGTGACTTTAATGGAAATCGCTGTTACCTTTTTTCTTCCATGGAAAGAATTGACAGACAAACCTTTCGTTTTGTAAACACTAATTGACATTAGATATCAAACATCACACAAACATAAACCAAGGAAAAATCATTTATCGATTTGGTTTTAGCGCGCAATTAAGGAACGTGTTACTTTTCACTTTATATCaccaaaatattgtaaacaaacaaacatcaaaacaaGATTTTCCCTAAATGAACAGAATGTAtcaaaacaacaacgaaatgTTATAAGTACACAACTGCTAGTAATAAGTAAAGACACtagttagtataaatagcagtaagatTTATGTAACAAGTTTTGCctaagaatatcaataaagagtaAAAATTGcggtgcagctcaaaagtatatttttaatgactcATAACGTGTAACGTCTACTCTTTTCAGAGTCGTTGATATTTTCacacaacttttttaaatatatttttcaggtaatgattgaagaaataagttttttgacaatgattttgatttttatacactctgaagtgtaaattttttttacaagaaacgattttttttagaagcaacagtcaaaacaaatttttttattttgccttAGATTATTAGctgtatttattgtaatattatattaatatattttccggattttgaaattgagaaaatttaacTCAGAAAAGTCTTCCTCCCCGACCGACACATTTTGTCGGAGGTAATCCTGGAGATCAGCTACGGGATTAaagtaattcaaaatttttcaagatGAATCACCGcttattaaagtaaattaagttctgtaaatataaattttttttattcattaattaaatatgcTTTGTCTTATTCTCTCGAGATAACGCCAAATGACGGTTTTTTAAAGGTCATCatttaagttataatccatCCTAGCACCGTATAAAATTGATCGCCTTATCCGAAAAGCTCTATGCAATAAAATAATCTAACGGTACAGCAAGAGTTAAATAAAAACCGGCAAGAAATGTCGTAAAGTGTGTGCGCAAATAAATACGGGCCGTGAATCTGACTAACGAACCTTGAAGTGAGCAGTTGCAGCGAATTCAATGATGAAGCTTAGCCATTTGAAGCCTGTTATCGCAAAAAAtcgtataatttttgttgttattacaacAATTATTTCTTGTCATCGTTCATTATCGAGATCATGACAATATTattgattgaaaaattaaatgaacaaggtTTTTCCATTATTAAAGGCATCTACAACACAAAAGGCTTGGTGAGtgggaaaaaataattttaataataatatattacaaatatgaTAATCTGGATTCGAATTTtctagttaaaaatt
It contains:
- the hui gene encoding probable ATP-dependent RNA helicase ddx42 isoform X2, yielding MKIRDAGFFIPKAFYTLDAEGHKTQPHPVSPHTAQYLHRLRRQTFSSSSSSSSSYSSSGNGRPIVFGHVSTTSTNPSGTVSILNRFGDDGSSSTSSHSLPNGAVHYPMGSSNGYSDDYNNGQYDNNSNQYDNYDDNTNTGNYNKVPHYSSVSASSSLQSNGGPVVFKTEQSVTSNKAKANVQNRFGGDDTPQTVSKTVSTTGYIDEKGVVHSKTTTSKN
- the hui gene encoding probable ATP-dependent RNA helicase ddx42 isoform X1, with product MKVFVGCAIIVVASVFATASAEADAGFFIPKAFYTLDAEGHKTQPHPVSPHTAQYLHRLRRQTFSSSSSSSSSYSSSGNGRPIVFGHVSTTSTNPSGTVSILNRFGDDGSSSTSSHSLPNGAVHYPMGSSNGYSDDYNNGQYDNNSNQYDNYDDNTNTGNYNKVPHYSSVSASSSLQSNGGPVVFKTEQSVTSNKAKANVQNRFGGDDTPQTVSKTVSTTGYIDEKGVVHSKTTTSKN